In uncultured Cohaesibacter sp., a genomic segment contains:
- a CDS encoding TadE/TadG family type IV pilus assembly protein, with amino-acid sequence MTLLSTLRSRLNRFRRDERGVVSIEFTLVLPLMAVLLLGSWELNNALLTKRKSSHLASTIANLAAQDDNITASDWVTFGDIADRILFPYDGFTHRIGLIGVRIDGAGRVNLECSFGTAAIDPSSLPDGLKIANTFYLMTASEVDYEAFTKNSSLYGTSGGIMDMTFRDTAIFAPRNADAVSCR; translated from the coding sequence ATGACCCTTCTTTCCACTTTACGCTCACGTCTCAATCGTTTCCGCAGGGATGAGCGGGGGGTAGTCTCCATTGAATTCACATTGGTTCTGCCGCTGATGGCTGTGCTGCTGCTCGGTTCATGGGAACTGAACAATGCCCTTCTGACCAAACGGAAATCCTCCCATCTGGCCTCTACCATTGCCAATCTGGCAGCTCAGGATGACAACATCACCGCATCGGATTGGGTTACCTTCGGAGACATCGCCGACCGAATACTGTTCCCCTATGACGGGTTCACGCACCGGATCGGGCTGATCGGAGTCAGGATCGACGGTGCAGGACGGGTGAATCTTGAGTGTTCCTTCGGGACCGCTGCGATCGATCCGTCCTCCCTGCCTGATGGCCTCAAGATTGCCAACACCTTCTATCTCATGACTGCCAGCGAAGTGGACTATGAGGCCTTTACCAAGAATTCAAGCCTGTATGGCACGAGTGGTGGCATCATGGACATGACCTTCCGGGATACGGCAATCTTTGCCCCCCGCAATGCCGATGCCGTGAGCTGCAGATAG